A genomic stretch from Deinococcus yavapaiensis KR-236 includes:
- a CDS encoding CheR family methyltransferase, whose amino-acid sequence MTDDSNRPPNTAAPSSTEAALSPTPPTRIVALGGSAGALDGYERFFLGLPPGSGMTFVVVTHLSPNGESLMPDLLRRCTSLPVELIEDGLRVEPDHVYVIPAGFSLAVMNGTLLLRDLDVAEGRVIDAFLASLAADVGERAVAVILSGMGSDGTRGVRAIKENFGLVLAQDPTTADYPAMPTSAIATGVVDEVRPADELASHLLERVTRERLLQSDPAASSADLQRVLLLVRERTGQDFTRYKHATLLRRMDRRLKSHRLDSLAQYHQFLQQHPSEVDALFDDLTINVTSFFRDPEAFERLKAHLRMTLTRDERGGEAVRAWTVGCASGEEAYSVAMVLHELTQEPEWRGPTGIQVFATDIDPRSIDKARAGLYPASIEQTVTPERLRRYFTPTSGGYHVNSVLRDLIVFALHNTFNDPPFTRLDLLTCRNMLIYLNADLQQQILSVFHYALQPNGLLLLGVSETTGSHDERFQTLDSRWKIYLRELGAVNTLPVGLILVRSPSTRLSQAQPPERRAARTYHLPSPVERLLLAMYAPPAVVVNAEGDILYVTGRTSRFLELPSGSSGTVNVLDMTHDGMRFELASAMRRATREKRAVTLRDVRQDEDREVLVLDVTVHPVQSPEAQAQDTLLVVFQERPAEEAVPATPEQIDQVQALTREVQHLRETLRATMEENVISNEELRSTNEEYQTTIEELKSTNEELLTSKEELQSVNEELLTTNAEHQGVIHDLARANDDIKNLLESAGIATLYLGNDLRIKRFTTQITRVMNLIGSDVGRHVGDLNVKLRDVNLEQDVTAVLETLLPHEAQVRTLDDHWYLMRINPYRTADNFIDGVVVAFTNIDSVKEIEAKLDQSVLHSEALLNCIIIPMVEFDDDLRVITANKALYDLLRVSPEQARARPVYDLGSLGRQQLDSWELRAKLSEMVLTDVPLTNHVIDLDVPGVGVQKMKVEAWPVLSTDGQQAVHLMTLENITSILEEVVKDVTSGEAEENEGR is encoded by the coding sequence ATGACCGACGACTCGAACCGACCGCCGAATACCGCCGCACCCAGCTCAACCGAGGCCGCCCTGTCCCCCACGCCGCCCACCAGGATCGTCGCGCTCGGCGGGTCCGCCGGGGCCCTCGACGGGTACGAGCGGTTCTTCCTGGGCCTCCCGCCTGGAAGCGGCATGACGTTCGTGGTGGTGACGCACCTCAGCCCGAACGGAGAAAGCTTGATGCCGGACTTGCTGCGCCGTTGCACGTCCTTGCCCGTCGAGTTGATCGAGGATGGTCTGCGCGTCGAACCGGATCACGTGTACGTCATCCCGGCGGGCTTCAGCCTCGCCGTCATGAACGGCACGTTGCTGCTGCGTGACCTCGACGTGGCGGAGGGACGCGTCATCGACGCGTTCCTCGCGAGTCTCGCGGCGGACGTCGGGGAACGCGCGGTCGCGGTGATTCTGTCCGGGATGGGCTCGGACGGCACGCGCGGTGTTCGCGCCATCAAAGAGAACTTCGGGTTGGTGCTCGCGCAGGATCCCACGACCGCCGATTATCCCGCGATGCCCACGAGCGCCATCGCGACGGGCGTCGTGGATGAAGTGCGGCCCGCGGACGAACTCGCGTCACATCTGCTGGAACGCGTCACGCGCGAACGCTTGCTGCAAAGCGATCCAGCAGCGTCCAGCGCGGACCTTCAACGGGTGCTGCTGCTCGTGCGGGAACGCACCGGGCAGGACTTCACCCGCTACAAGCACGCCACGCTGCTGCGCCGCATGGACCGCCGTTTGAAAAGCCACCGCCTCGACTCCCTCGCGCAGTACCACCAGTTCCTGCAGCAGCACCCGAGCGAAGTAGACGCGCTGTTCGACGACCTCACCATCAACGTCACCAGCTTCTTCCGCGACCCCGAGGCGTTCGAACGCCTCAAGGCGCACTTGCGAATGACGCTCACGCGCGACGAGCGCGGCGGGGAAGCCGTTCGCGCGTGGACCGTCGGGTGCGCCAGCGGCGAGGAAGCGTACAGCGTCGCGATGGTGCTGCACGAACTCACTCAGGAACCCGAGTGGCGCGGACCGACGGGCATTCAAGTGTTCGCGACGGACATCGACCCGCGCTCTATCGACAAAGCCCGCGCGGGCCTCTACCCGGCAAGCATCGAGCAGACCGTCACGCCCGAGCGCTTGCGGCGGTACTTCACGCCGACCAGCGGCGGCTACCACGTCAACAGCGTGCTCCGCGACTTGATCGTGTTCGCGCTGCACAACACCTTCAACGACCCACCCTTCACGCGGCTTGACTTGCTGACGTGCCGCAACATGCTGATCTACCTGAACGCCGACTTGCAACAGCAGATCCTGTCGGTGTTCCATTACGCCCTGCAACCGAACGGACTGCTGCTTCTCGGGGTGAGTGAAACGACGGGGTCGCACGATGAGCGCTTCCAGACGCTCGATTCACGCTGGAAGATCTACCTAAGAGAGCTGGGCGCGGTGAACACGCTGCCTGTGGGGCTGATCTTGGTTCGCTCGCCCTCCACACGGCTGTCCCAAGCGCAGCCACCGGAACGTCGCGCGGCCCGCACCTATCACTTGCCGTCTCCCGTGGAGCGCTTGCTGCTGGCCATGTACGCGCCACCGGCGGTGGTGGTGAACGCCGAGGGCGACATCTTGTACGTGACCGGCCGCACCAGCCGCTTCCTGGAACTGCCGTCCGGATCGAGCGGCACCGTGAACGTGCTCGACATGACGCACGACGGGATGCGCTTCGAGTTGGCATCCGCCATGCGGCGGGCCACGCGCGAGAAGCGCGCCGTGACCTTGCGCGACGTTCGGCAAGATGAAGACCGCGAAGTACTCGTGCTCGACGTGACGGTGCACCCCGTTCAGTCCCCGGAAGCACAGGCGCAAGACACGCTGCTGGTCGTCTTTCAAGAGCGGCCCGCGGAGGAAGCGGTGCCAGCCACGCCCGAGCAAATCGATCAAGTGCAGGCACTCACGCGGGAAGTGCAGCACCTGCGTGAAACCTTGCGGGCGACGATGGAGGAAAACGTCATCTCCAACGAGGAGCTTCGCAGCACGAACGAGGAGTACCAAACGACCATCGAGGAGCTCAAAAGCACCAACGAGGAACTACTGACGTCCAAAGAGGAACTGCAATCCGTCAACGAGGAGTTGCTCACCACGAACGCCGAGCATCAAGGCGTCATCCACGACCTCGCGCGCGCGAACGATGACATCAAGAACTTGCTGGAAAGCGCGGGCATCGCCACGCTGTACCTCGGGAACGACTTGCGCATCAAACGCTTCACGACTCAAATCACGCGGGTGATGAACCTCATCGGGTCGGACGTCGGACGGCACGTCGGGGACCTCAACGTGAAGTTACGCGACGTGAACTTGGAGCAGGACGTGACCGCCGTGCTGGAAACGCTGTTGCCGCACGAAGCGCAAGTGCGAACCCTCGACGACCACTGGTACTTGATGCGCATCAATCCGTACCGCACCGCCGATAACTTCATCGACGGAGTCGTCGTTGCCTTCACGAACATCGACTCGGTCAAGGAAATCGAGGCGAAGCTCGACCAGTCGGTGCTGCACTCGGAAGCGCTGCTCAACTGCATCATCATCCCGATGGTCGAGTTCGACGACGACCTGAGGGTCATCACGGCCAATAAGGCCCTCTACGATTTGCTGCGCGTGTCTCCCGAGCAGGCCCGCGCGCGGCCTGTGTACGACCTGGGCAGTCTGGGCCGTCAGCAACTCGACTCGTGGGAGTTGCGCGCGAAGCTGTCCGAGATGGTGTTGACGGACGTGCCGCTCACCAACCACGTCATCGACCTCGACGTGCCCGGCGTGGGCGTGCAGAAGATGAAGGTGGAGGCGTGGCCGGTCTTGAGTACGGACGGGCAGCAGGCCGTGCACCTCATGACGCTGGAGAACATCACCTCGATTCTCGAGGAGGTCGTCAAGGACGTGACGAGCGGCGAGGCAGAAGAAAACGAGGGGCGTTGA
- a CDS encoding chemotaxis protein CheB: MPPASIVVIGGSAGALDPLRELVAHFPHDFPAAVLVVVHVSPDFPSHLPGILARSGPLPARHARHGDVLQPGHILVAPPDHHLLVGQDRVKLSRGPKENRSRPSIDVLFRSAAYTHRHGVIGVLLSGMLDDGTSGLWTIKQLGGRAVVQHPEDAAYSDMPLNALREVNVDAMVPAASIALAVQRLLHAPLASQKEVSSMNDDWKRLELEVGIASGDNPFEAGLLQYGSPSTFTCPECHGVMVGLKEGNLLRFRCHTGHAYSPSSLLGELRGSIEASVWNAVRALDEKTMLLDHLAKHTEEADQLDVAAAYREEARETRERARRLRQDALRAGQLGHDRLLNVSHGHTDEHE, translated from the coding sequence ATGCCCCCTGCTTCCATCGTCGTGATCGGCGGGTCCGCTGGCGCACTCGATCCCCTGCGGGAACTCGTCGCGCACTTTCCCCACGACTTCCCAGCCGCCGTTCTCGTCGTGGTTCACGTCTCTCCGGACTTCCCCAGTCACTTGCCCGGCATTCTCGCCCGCAGCGGTCCCCTACCTGCGCGGCACGCGCGGCACGGCGACGTGCTGCAACCAGGCCACATTCTCGTTGCGCCGCCCGATCATCACTTGCTGGTCGGGCAGGACCGCGTGAAGTTGTCGCGCGGACCTAAAGAGAATCGCTCGCGCCCCAGCATCGACGTGCTGTTCCGCTCGGCCGCGTACACCCATCGCCACGGCGTCATCGGCGTGCTGCTCAGCGGCATGCTCGACGACGGCACGTCCGGCTTGTGGACCATCAAGCAGCTTGGTGGTCGCGCGGTCGTGCAGCACCCGGAGGACGCCGCGTACAGCGACATGCCCCTCAACGCGTTGCGGGAAGTCAACGTGGACGCCATGGTGCCCGCGGCGAGCATCGCTCTGGCCGTGCAGCGCCTGCTGCACGCACCGCTCGCTTCGCAGAAGGAGGTTTCATCGATGAATGACGACTGGAAGCGCCTCGAATTGGAAGTCGGCATCGCCAGCGGCGACAACCCCTTCGAAGCAGGCTTGCTTCAATACGGCTCACCTTCTACGTTCACCTGCCCGGAGTGTCACGGCGTGATGGTCGGTTTGAAGGAAGGCAACTTGCTGCGCTTTCGCTGCCACACCGGGCACGCGTACAGCCCCTCGAGCTTGTTGGGAGAACTGCGCGGCTCGATCGAAGCGAGCGTGTGGAATGCCGTTCGCGCGCTCGACGAGAAGACCATGCTGCTCGATCACCTCGCCAAGCACACCGAAGAAGCCGATCAATTGGACGTTGCGGCCGCGTACCGAGAAGAAGCCCGCGAAACGCGCGAACGAGCGCGACGCCTTCGGCAAGACGCTTTGCGCGCCGGGCAACTCGGGCACGACCGCCTGCTAAACGTGTCGCACGGGCACACCGACGAACACGAATGA
- a CDS encoding sensor histidine kinase gives MNDETTPALNTLRETAEQKLKETPPFVLPDTPDVLKHELSVHQIELELQNQQLREANMELQRTQDRYVELYDHAPVGYFTLDDQGIIREANVRTTRLLEMERSRLLGRRLSQFTAPESRTLLAMLLPRLLASAEVIVAELHLQRADGSSFPVRLEGRTPASGGCLIAMTDITTEKNAQAELLHLNETLEQRVRERTAKMREVNDELKAVTLSISEDLMVPLRRVSSLADVLRRDGLTSSGTHAEHFSHVFRSVDRLEELAHALLEYTRASQTRVRLAPLDLNRVFQEVAKDVRPRMQGRTVHLTHDALPVVLSDSSAMQLVFFKVLDNALKFTETRSEARIHVSAQESESEFIVRFTDNGVGFNNRHRDKLFQIFKRLHPESAFPGAGMGLAIVRRVCGRFGARVWAEGKVDGGATFFIGWPKQPTLLE, from the coding sequence ATGAACGACGAGACGACGCCCGCCTTGAACACATTGCGAGAAACGGCCGAGCAGAAGCTGAAGGAAACGCCGCCGTTCGTGCTGCCGGACACGCCGGACGTCTTGAAGCACGAACTGTCCGTGCATCAAATCGAGTTGGAACTGCAAAACCAACAGTTGCGCGAAGCCAACATGGAGTTGCAGCGCACACAGGATCGGTACGTGGAGTTGTACGATCACGCGCCCGTCGGGTACTTCACGCTCGACGACCAGGGCATCATTCGCGAAGCGAACGTGCGCACGACGCGCCTGCTCGAGATGGAACGGTCACGGCTGCTGGGCCGTCGGCTTTCCCAATTCACGGCACCTGAATCCCGCACGCTGCTCGCCATGCTGCTGCCGCGCCTGCTGGCAAGCGCGGAAGTCATCGTGGCGGAACTGCACCTGCAACGCGCGGACGGCAGTTCCTTCCCGGTGCGGTTGGAAGGCCGGACGCCCGCATCCGGCGGGTGCCTCATCGCCATGACGGACATCACGACGGAAAAGAACGCGCAAGCGGAATTGTTGCACTTGAACGAAACGTTGGAGCAGCGAGTCCGGGAACGCACCGCCAAGATGCGCGAAGTCAACGATGAACTCAAGGCCGTCACCCTCAGCATCAGCGAGGACTTGATGGTGCCGCTTCGCCGCGTCTCGTCGCTCGCGGACGTGCTGCGTCGCGACGGGCTCACCTCGAGCGGCACGCACGCCGAGCACTTCAGTCACGTGTTCCGCTCGGTGGACCGCCTGGAGGAGCTCGCGCACGCCTTGCTGGAGTACACGCGCGCCTCGCAAACCCGCGTGCGGCTCGCGCCGCTCGACTTGAACCGCGTCTTCCAGGAAGTCGCGAAGGACGTGCGGCCCCGCATGCAAGGCCGAACCGTGCACCTGACCCATGACGCGCTGCCGGTCGTGCTGAGCGACAGCAGCGCGATGCAACTGGTGTTCTTCAAGGTGTTGGACAACGCCTTGAAGTTCACGGAGACGCGCAGCGAAGCGCGCATTCACGTGAGCGCGCAAGAGTCGGAGTCGGAGTTCATCGTGCGCTTCACGGACAACGGCGTGGGGTTCAACAACCGCCATCGCGACAAGCTCTTCCAGATTTTCAAGCGCCTCCACCCCGAATCGGCGTTTCCCGGCGCGGGCATGGGTCTCGCGATCGTCCGGCGGGTGTGCGGCCGCTTCGGGGCGCGCGTGTGGGCCGAAGGGAAGGTGGACGGCGGCGCGACGTTCTTCATCGGGTGGCCCAAACAACCGACCCTGCTGGAGTGA